A genomic region of Denticeps clupeoides chromosome 9, fDenClu1.1, whole genome shotgun sequence contains the following coding sequences:
- the abhd13 gene encoding protein ABHD13 translates to MEKSWRLWGLLERCLLEFASWMWGACRVSLLALILTFHLYGGFLLLALILASVACILYKFQDVLLYFPDQPASSRLYVPVPTGVPHEIIYIRAKDGARLNLIFLRYTGNDAGGDPSSPAASPTILYFHGNAGNIGHRIPNALLMLVNLKAHLFLLDYRGYGKSEGEPSEEGLYLDAEAVLDFVMTRPEVDKTKVVLFGRSLGGAVAVRLASANPHRVAALMVENTFLSIPHMSATLFSFLPVRFLPLWCYKNKFLSYRQVAQCRMPSLFISGLSDQLIPPVMMKQLYELSPARTKRLAVFPEGTHNDTWQCQGYFAALEQFMKELLKSRERPSQGSASVTII, encoded by the coding sequence ATGGAGAAGTCGTGGAGGTTGTGGGGGCTGCTAGAGCGCTGCTTGCTGGAGTTTGCCTCTTGGATGTGGGGAGCCTGCCGGGTGTCTCTCCTTGCTCTCATCCTCACCTTTCACCTCTACGGCGGCTTCCTTTTGTTGGCCCTGATCCTGGCCTCAGTGGCATGCATTCTGTACAAGTTTCAGGATGTGCTGCTCTATTTCCCTGACCAGCCTGCATCTTCCCGGCTCTATGTGCCTGTGCCTACGGGGGTCCCACATGAAATCATTTACATCCGTGCCAAGGATGGGGCTCGTCTCAACCTCATCTTTCTTCGCTACACAGGTAATGATGCTGGTGGAGACCCCAGCTCCCCGGCAGCCTCACCCACTATCCTATACTTTCATGGAAATGCGGGGAACATCGGCCACCGTATCCCCAACGCTCTCCTCATGCTAGTTAACCTCAAGGCCCATCTGTTTCTGCTGGACTACCGTGGCTATGGGAAGAGTGAGGGGGAGCCCAGCGAGGAGGGCCTCTATTTGGATGCAGAGGCAGTGCTGGACTTCGTCATGACCCGACCAGAGGTGGACAAGACCAAGGTAGTGCTGTTTGGACGCTCCTTGGGTGGTGCGGTGGCTGTCCGACTTGCGTCTGCCAACCCACACCGGGTGGCGGCACTGATGGTGGAAAACACGTTCCTCAGCATCCCACACATGTCAGCCACGCTGTTTTCCTTTCTGCCCGTTCGCTTCCTGCCCCTCTGGTGCTACAAGAACAAGTTCCTGTCATATCGGCAGGTGGCTCAGTGTCGCATGCCATCGCTTTTTATCTCAGGCCTGTCAGACCAGCTCATCCCGCCCGTCATGATGAAGCAGCTGTATGAACTGTCACCAGCACGGACTAAGCGTCTGGCTGTCTTCCCTGAGGGCACACATAATGACACATGGCAGTGCCAGGGATATTTTGCGGCACTTGAACAGTTCATGAAAGAGCTACTGAAAAGTCGTGAGAGGCCATCCCAGGGCTCAGCCAGTGTCACCATTATCTGA
- the tnfsf13b gene encoding LOW QUALITY PROTEIN: tumor necrosis factor ligand superfamily member 13B (The sequence of the model RefSeq protein was modified relative to this genomic sequence to represent the inferred CDS: substituted 1 base at 1 genomic stop codon) has protein sequence MPLGNLDHRLENRQGVPWGLVVLAVAALTSSSLSALSLYHMLALQAEMEGLQAEVGRRREEQWGAGKLLQLHQKAEAGEDVSHEPHSQPSGTLIRDVKRESVVQPCLQLMADNQRTTFQKCFGLDIHTGIPWQIGLKRGEALDMNDDTILAKEDGFYFIYSQVYYTDSRFAMGHILIRRKKNVVGDESQQVILFRCIQNMNSLTPXNTCFTGGIVILEVGDEVELLIPRSLANLSLDSDSTFFGTFKLS, from the exons ATGCCACTGGGCAATCTGGACCACAGGCTAGAGAATCGGCAAGGTGTGCCCTGGGGCCTGGTGGTCCTGGCAGTGGCTGCATTGACCTCCTCATCGCTTTCAGCCCTGTCTCTCTACCACATGCTGGCACTGCAGGCAGAGATGGAGGGTCTGCAGGCAGAGGTGGGCCGCCGGAGGGAAGAGCAGTGGGGGGCAGGAAAATTACTGCAGCTGCACCAGAAGGCGGAAGCTGGAGAG GATGTTAGTCATGAGCCCCATAGTCAGCCATCAGGGACACTGATCAGAGATGTGAAGAGAGAATCAG TTGTACAACCTTGCCTGCAGTTGATGGCTGATAACCAAAGGACCACTTTTCAGAAAT GTTTTGGCTTGGACATACACACAGGCATCCCCTGGCAGATAGGCCTAAAACGTGGTGAAGCTTTAGATATGAATGATGACACCATTCTTGCCAAAGAGGATGGTTTTTACTTCATCTACAGCCAG GTATACTacactgacagcaggtttgcgATGGGTCACATTCTAATCCGGAGGAAAAAGAATGTGGTTGGGGACGAGAGCCAGCAAGTCATCCTGTTCCGCTGTATCCAGAACATGAACAGCTTGACTCCCTAAAACACCTGCTTCACTGGAG GTATTGTCATACTGGAAGTTGGGGACGAAGTGGAACTTCTCATCCCACGTTCGTTGGCCAATTTGTCCTTGGATTCAGACTCTACATTTTTTGGAACTTTCAAACTTAGCTAA